One stretch of Oncorhynchus gorbuscha isolate QuinsamMale2020 ecotype Even-year unplaced genomic scaffold, OgorEven_v1.0 Un_scaffold_3758, whole genome shotgun sequence DNA includes these proteins:
- the LOC124028102 gene encoding LOW QUALITY PROTEIN: RNA-binding protein 47-like (The sequence of the model RefSeq protein was modified relative to this genomic sequence to represent the inferred CDS: inserted 3 bases in 2 codons): MERTGYGMVQENGQRKYGPPPGWESASPPRGCEIFVGKIPRDVYEDELVPVFESAGQIYEMRLMMDFDGKNRGYAFVMYTQKHQAKRAVRELNNYEVRPGRLLGVCCSVDNCRLFIGGIPKTKKREEILEEVSKVTEGVLDVIVYASAADKMKNRGFAFVEYESHRAAAMARRKLMPGRIQLWGHQIAVDWAEPEIDVDEDVMETVKILYVRNLMMETSEDTLRQVFGQWNQGCVERVKKIRDYAFVHFSSRDDAVVAMDHLNGTEVEGXCIEVTLAKPVDKEQYTRYQKASKGGATAAAAAPEPVQQNYVYQCDPYTLTYYGYPYNTLIGPNRDYFIKAGAVRGRGRATAGSRAPGPRGSYLGGYSAGRGIYSRYHEGKAKGPDNKAYELVPSMELTASVNPLGIKPCTMGLQALGGQYPVFQGAKLMEXGKMHHSVEHLINPLALQHTHSPEHTDSTHTAQNTQTVIPAVSSPPPYQGRPITPVYTMTHNMQRIPTASGLYGAGYMPITNYNAAALAALQKNAAVAAAAYGGYAGYAMPQAFPAAAFQVPIHDVYQTY; the protein is encoded by the exons ATGGAGCGTACGGGTTACGGCATGGTGCAGGAGAACGGTCAGAGGAAATACGGCCCGCCGCCGGGCTGGGAATCCGCCTCCCCGCCACGCGGCTGTGAGATCTTCGTGGGTAAGATCCCCCGGGACGTCTACGAAGACGAGCTGGTCCCGGTGTTTGAGTCGGCGGGTCAGATCTACGAGATGCGTCTGATGATGGACTTTGACGGTAAGAACCGCGGCTATGCCTTCGTCATGTACACACAGAAACACCAGGCCAAACGCGCCGTGCGGGAGCTCAACAACTACGAGGTGCGTCCCGGACGCCTCCTAGGGGTCTGCTGCTCCGTGGACAACTGTCGCCTCTTCATCGGGGGCATCCCCAAAAccaagaagagagaggagatcctGGAGGAGGTTTCCAAGGTGACGGAGGGCGTCCTGGACGTCATAGTGTACGCCAGCGCGGCGGACAAGATGAAGAACCGGGGCTTTGCCTTCGTGGAGTACGAGAGTCACCGTGCCGCCGCCATGGCGCGCAGGAAGCTGATGCCCGGCAGGATCCAGCTGTGGGGGCACCAGATCGCCGTGGACTGGGCGGAGCCGGAGATAGATGTGGACGAGGACGTCATGGAGACCGTGAAGATTCTATACGTCAGGAACCTGATGATGGAGACCAGCGAGGACACACTGAGACAG GTGTTTGGCCAGTGGAACCAGGGCTGCGTGGAACGTGTCAAGAAAATCCGCGACTACGCCTTCGTCCACTTCTCGTCCCGCGACGATGCCGTGGTTGCCATGGACCACCTGAACGGGACGGAGGTGGAGG CTTGTATCGAGGTCACCCTGGCTAAGCCTGTCGACAAGGAGCAGTACACGCGTTACCAGAAGGCATCTAAAGGGGGCGCTACAGCGGCCGCGGCAGCTCCGGAACCAGTCCAGCAGAACTATGTGTACCAGTGTGACCCTTACACCCTCACCTACTATGGGTACCCTTACAACACGCTGATCGGACCCAACAGGGACTACTTCATCAAAG CAGGTGCTGTGCGAGGTCGTGGCCGAGCGACGGCAGGTAGCCGTGCCCCCGGCCCCCGGGGGTCATACCTGGGTGGTTACTCTGCTGGGCGGGGTATCTACAGCCGGTACCATGAAGGCAAAGCCAAGGGCCCCGACAACAAGGCCTACGAGCTGGTACCCTCTATGGAGCTGACTGCCTCAGTCAACCCGTTGGGCATCAAGCCTTGCACAA TGGGCCTGCAGGCTCTAGGAGGCCAGTACCCGGTGTTCCAGGGAGCCAAGCTGATGGA AGGGAAGATGCATCACTCTGTGGAGCACCTCATTAACCCCCTGGCCCTGCAGCACACCCACAgcccagaacacacagaca gtacacacacagcccagaacacacagactgttatacctgctgtctcctcccctccaccctaccag ggTCGTCCCATCACACCAGTGTACACCATGACCCACAACATGCAGCGTATCCCCACGGCCAGTGGTCTGTACGGAGCAGGCTATATGCCCATCACCAACTACAACGCTGCTGCCCTGGCAGCCCTGCAGAAGAACGCAGCCGTGGCCGCTGCAGCCTACGGAGGGTACGCGGGTTACGCCATGCCCCAGGCCTTCCCTGCCGCAGCGTTTCAGGTGCCCATCCACGACGTCTACCAGACCTACTGA